The region GTGAACGCAGGTTGTCGAGCCACTCCGCCTCGGCCTCCTTTCTAAGCTGCCTGTACGGCAGTGAACCTTCTTGTTGTTAATGTCGGTCTTAACCATCATTTCTAAGCTGCCTGTACGGCAGTGAACCATAACAATCTACACCTATCACCTTGTCAGATAAAGAATTCCCCTAAAAATCTCTCAAAAACCCTTTTTTACCACTTACCATTCAGCACAATAAAATCAACCACTTAAAACCCACCAATAAAAAAGGGTCCGCGGTCCCCTTCCTGCATTCCAGCATCCAGCATTCACTTCCACGCCGGGCCTTTCCCCAGCGCAAACCGCACAGCCCCTGAAAACGCCAGCATCAACCCGCCGACGGCAAGGGGTAAAAAGAGTTTGCCAAAATCGTCGTGCTATAGCTTTTCATTAATAGCGTTCAAAAAACACATAACCCGTTGAAATGATATCTGTTTTCATCCAGTCGATGACCAGATCATGCTGAATAATCGCGCAGAAAACCACTTTTAACTGATGGGTATTGAGCAGGCAATACAGTCACTTTCTTCTAAGCTTGTAAGCGATATCACATAAAGGAGATGGACAACCATGAAACAAACCGTGGCTGCATACATAGCGAAAACCCTTGAGCAGGCTGGCGTAAAGCGTATCTGGGGCGTCACCGGCGATTCCCTGAACGGACTCAGCGATAGCCTCAACAAGATGAAGACCATTGAATGGATGCCCACCCGCCATGAAGAGGTCGCCGCCTTCGCCGCAGGTGCCGAAGCGCAGCTTACGGGCGAACTCGCCGTCTGTGCGGGATCCTGTGGACCAGGAAACCTGCATCTCATCAACGGCCTGTTCGACTGCCACCGCAACCACGTGCCGGTGCTGGCGATTGCGGCTCACATTCCGTCATCCGAAATCGGTAGCGGCTATTTTCAGGAGACACATCCGCAGGAGCTGTTCCGTGAATGCAGCCACTATTGCGAGCTGGTGTCGTCGCCGGAGCAGATCCCGCAGGTGCTGGCGATAGCCATGCGTAAAGCGGTCCTGAATCGCGGCGTTTCGGTGGTTGTACTGCCAGGAGACGTGGCGCTGAAGGCCGCCCCTGAAACCGCCACCACCCACTGGTACTCTGCGCCACAGCCAACCATTACCCCTGCCGATGAAGAGCTGAAAAAGCTGGCGCAACTGCTGCGATACTCCAGCAATATCGCCCTGATGTGCGGCAGCGGATGCGCTGGCGCACATACAGAATTGGTAGAATTTGCCGGCAAGCTGAAAGCGCCAATTGTTCACGCCCTGCGCGGGAAAGAGCACGTTGAGTACGATAACCCGTACGACGTCGGCATGACCGGGCTGATCGGTTTTTCCAGCGGCTTCCATACCATGATGAACGCCGATACGCTGATCCTGCTCGGCACCCAGTTCCCGTACCGCGCGTTCTACCCGACGGATGCCAAAATTATCCAGATCGACATTAACCCCGGCAGCATTGGCGCGCACAGCAAGGTGGATATGGCGCTTATCGGCGATATTAAATCCACCCTCGCCGCCCTGCTGCCGCTGCTGGAAGAAAAAACGGACCGCAAATTCCTCGATAAAGCCCTGAGCGACTATCGTGATGCGCGCAAGGGGCTGGACGATCTCGCCAAACCGAGCGATAAAGCCATCCACCCGCAGTATCTGGCGCAGCAGATCAGCCACTTCGCCGACGACGATGCCATCTTCACCTGCGACGTGGGCACCCCCACCGTCTGGGCCGCACGCTATCTGAAAATGAACGGCAAACGTCGCCTGCTTGGGTCGTTCAACCATGGCTCGATGGCCAACGCCATGCCCCAGGCGCTGGGCGCAAAAGCGACGGCACCGGAACGTCAGGTGGTGGCGATGTGCGGCGACGGCGGGTTCAGTATGCTGATGGGAGATTTCCTGTCAGTGGCGCAGATGAAGCTGCCGTTGAAAATCGTGGTCTTTAACAACAGCGTACTGGGCTTCGTGGCGATGGAGATGAAGGCCGGGGGCTACCTCACGGACGGCACCGAGCTGCATGACACCAACTTCGCCCGCATCGCCGAGGCCTGCGGCATCACCGGCATTCGGGTAGAGAAAGCCTCCGAGGTGGACGACGCCCTGCAACGCGCCTTCGCCATCGACGGCCCGGTGCTGGTGGACGTGGTGGTCGCCAAAGAAGAGCTGGCGATCCCGCCTCAAATCAAGCTGGAACAGGCCAAAGGTTTTAGCCTCTACATGCTGCGCGCTATCATCAGCGGGCGCGGTGATGAAGTGATCGAACTGGCAAAAACCAACTGGCTCAGGTAAAACATTTCACAAGACCTCTTAAATTAAAGGGATGTGAAATGATTGATTTACGTAGTGATACCGTTACCCGTCCGGGCCGTGCCATGCTCGAAGAGATGATGGCCGCCCCGGTCGGGGACGACGTCTACGGCGATGACCCGACGGTCAACGAACTCCAGCGTTATGCGGCAGAACTGAGCGGTAAAGAAGCCGCCCTGTTCCTGCCCACTGGCACGCAGGCTAACCTGGTGGCGCTGCTCAGCCACTGCGAGCGCGGCGAAGAGTATATCGTCGGCCAGGGGGCGCATAACTACCTGTACGAAGCTGGCGGTGCGGCGGTGCTCGGCAGCATCCAGCCACAGCCGATTGATGCCGCGCCGGACGGCTCCCTGCCGCTGGATAAAGTCGCGGCAAAAATCAAAGCCGACGATATTCACTTCGCCCGCACCAAACTGCTCAGCCTCGAAAACACCCATAACGGTAAAGTCCTGCCGCGCGAATACCTCAAGGCCGCATGGGACTTTACCCGCGAGCGCAAGCTCGGCCTGCACGTTGACGGCGCACGAATCTTTAACGCCGTGGTGGAGTATGGCTGCGAGCTGAAAGAGATCACCCAATATTGCGACTCGTTCACCATTTGCCTTTCTAAAGGTCTGGGTACGCCGGTGGGCTCTCTGCTGGTGGGCAATGCGGACTACATCAGGCGCGCCAACCGCTGGCGTAAAATGACCGGCGGCGGCATGCGTCAGGCGGGTATTCTGGCGGCTGCCGGACTCTACGCCCTGAAAAATAACGTGTCTCGCCTGAAAGACGATCACGACAATGCGGCGTGGATGGCAACGCAGTTGCGTGAAATCGGCGCTGATGTCATGCGTCACGACACTAACATGCTGTTTGTGCGCGTGGGAGACGAGCATGCTGCCGCGCTGGGCGAATTTATGAAGGCCCGTGGCGTGCTGATCAACGCCTCCCCGGTCGTGCGACTGGTGATGCATCTTGACGTTAACCGTGAGCAGTTGACCGAGGTGGTGAAACACTGGCAGGCGTTTTTACAGCGTTAAGGAGCATAGCGTGCCGCAACGTATTCTGGTGCTCGGCGCCAGCGGGTATATCGGTCAGCATCTGACCACGGCGTTAAGCCAGCAGGGGCACCAGGTGCTGGCAGCGG is a window of Enterobacter hormaechei ATCC 49162 DNA encoding:
- the poxB gene encoding ubiquinone-dependent pyruvate dehydrogenase, with the protein product MKQTVAAYIAKTLEQAGVKRIWGVTGDSLNGLSDSLNKMKTIEWMPTRHEEVAAFAAGAEAQLTGELAVCAGSCGPGNLHLINGLFDCHRNHVPVLAIAAHIPSSEIGSGYFQETHPQELFRECSHYCELVSSPEQIPQVLAIAMRKAVLNRGVSVVVLPGDVALKAAPETATTHWYSAPQPTITPADEELKKLAQLLRYSSNIALMCGSGCAGAHTELVEFAGKLKAPIVHALRGKEHVEYDNPYDVGMTGLIGFSSGFHTMMNADTLILLGTQFPYRAFYPTDAKIIQIDINPGSIGAHSKVDMALIGDIKSTLAALLPLLEEKTDRKFLDKALSDYRDARKGLDDLAKPSDKAIHPQYLAQQISHFADDDAIFTCDVGTPTVWAARYLKMNGKRRLLGSFNHGSMANAMPQALGAKATAPERQVVAMCGDGGFSMLMGDFLSVAQMKLPLKIVVFNNSVLGFVAMEMKAGGYLTDGTELHDTNFARIAEACGITGIRVEKASEVDDALQRAFAIDGPVLVDVVVAKEELAIPPQIKLEQAKGFSLYMLRAIISGRGDEVIELAKTNWLR
- the ltaE gene encoding low-specificity L-threonine aldolase, producing MIDLRSDTVTRPGRAMLEEMMAAPVGDDVYGDDPTVNELQRYAAELSGKEAALFLPTGTQANLVALLSHCERGEEYIVGQGAHNYLYEAGGAAVLGSIQPQPIDAAPDGSLPLDKVAAKIKADDIHFARTKLLSLENTHNGKVLPREYLKAAWDFTRERKLGLHVDGARIFNAVVEYGCELKEITQYCDSFTICLSKGLGTPVGSLLVGNADYIRRANRWRKMTGGGMRQAGILAAAGLYALKNNVSRLKDDHDNAAWMATQLREIGADVMRHDTNMLFVRVGDEHAAALGEFMKARGVLINASPVVRLVMHLDVNREQLTEVVKHWQAFLQR